The Mytilus trossulus isolate FHL-02 chromosome 3, PNRI_Mtr1.1.1.hap1, whole genome shotgun sequence genome contains a region encoding:
- the LOC134709390 gene encoding arpin-like, with product MSRIYNDKPLSNLPLITIEHPEWNVEGKSGGTGVLIEGSVRRRSRVSVNTKDGNKKRYFVLHVDVQKAHKRKFDTSGKEINPNFSETQKVGTGYLNKYKVEAKGETDNINKQEVQKLLHNDEMDQIYRKSSTLTSEGCLSFWLPESKLEDIEILDGDSLRITTKKNSPFIENLTKVEIESSTVSNFAGEEVGANWTDKIMSMKSNERETTPADDNNDDEWDD from the exons ATGAGTAGAATTTATAATGATAAACCTTTATCAAACTTACCACTTATCACAATTGAACATCCAGAATGGAACGTTGAAGGGAAATCAGG gGGTACTGGTGTCTTAATTGAGGGAAGTGTACGGCGAAGATCAAGGGTGTCTGTCAATACAAAAGACGGTAACAAG aaaagatattttgttcTTCATGTTGATGTACAGAAAGCACACAAAAGAAAATTTGACACTTCTGGGAAAGAAATAAACCCAAATTTTAGCGAGACACAGAAGGTTGGAACAGGATATCTTAATAAATACA AAGTGGAAGCCAAAGGTGAAActgataatataaataaacaagaagTACAAAAACTTCTACACAATGATGAAATGGACCAGATATATCGGAAATCGTCTACACTTACTTCAGAAGGATGCTTATCATTTTGGTTACCAGAATCGAAGTTAGAGGATATAGAGATTCTAGATGGAGATTCATTACGaataacaaccaaaaaaaatagtCCTTTTATAG aaaactTAACGAAAGTGGAAATTGAATCGTCAACTGTGTCAAATTTTGCAGGAGAAGAAGTTGGTGCAAATTGGACTGataaaattatgtctatgaaaTCTAATGAAAGAGAAACGACTCCAGCTGACGATAACAACGACGACGAATgg gaTGACTAA
- the LOC134710719 gene encoding zinc finger protein 492-like, with translation MGLVFGQTETLLLPSVSVILSKFLDYSDSELSEKLKSETRVKISRQDTDSEVYVFLGSFVDIIRANGIINTFIQHLSENVNDSLCKTSTLVSDLNEKQKCLLLQNAEIDQSGNFNDQEPRQDSNICIQEIKLSKNEGKIKTVTVDTRKETKENITKEDILLTDTCNDTNILSDFVSAKENQRRVNKEENASASVLYKHALHENPHSQSAQNSKVEGDVESLQSLVEKDHVEKIQIPSFESENSSERNESSGENEIVQTSDKDNEIVNDYHFSDDNTPEENNISNQGIKMIRRKRKDQHICKVDFDDDHPDFSPGSMPDEIKDLSYEDGEEPVFIMQRNAGRLTRDKDNQDMAKTECRFCPFVNVSLYARSKKQLKQHYRRNHAYVKPVHKCELCSESFCTKAQLYEHKRSKHIFINCETCGTSIRKSNYLKRSRIHEDVSDTYKLEDDKCETKFTPKLSLQQPEKNTCTLEISADEKGSFECEICKQFWLDKTSLDLHIKFKHGRDSETQKYPCELCKTFWPDKTSLDFHMKLKHSKPQEYPCEVCGKIFPNLSRINQHKKIHDDIYPFSCDVCHKSFKKRNCLKRHKETHTGARDYFCKVCGKTYTLASSLERHSLVHKGAPPFVCSYSLCREAFYDRSTLRKHMIRHTTENPRKKCKV, from the coding sequence ATGGGTTTAGTCTTTGGTCAAACAGAAACGTTGCTTTTGCCAAGTGTTTCGGTGATATTGAGCAAATTCCTAGATTATTCAGACAGCGAGTtgtctgaaaaattgaaatctgAAACAAGAGTAAAAATTTCTCGCCAAGATACTGACAGTGAAGTTTATGTATTTTTAGGTAGTTTTGTAGACATCATCCGAGCGAATGGAATTATAAATACCTTCATCCAGCATCTTAGTGAAAACGTTAATGATTCTCTTTGTAAAACTTCAACATTGGTCTCAgatttgaatgaaaaacaaaagtgctTGCTCCTGCAAAACGCTGAAATTGATCAGTCTGGTAATTTCAATGACCAAGAACCAAGACAAGattcaaatatatgtatacaagaaataaaactttcaaaGAACGAGGGGAAAATCAAAACAGTGACAGTAGACACAAGGAAAGAAACAAAAGAGAATATTACCAAAGAAGACATATTATTGACGGATACATGCAATGACACTAATATACTTTCAGATTTTGTTTCTGCCAAAGAGAATCAAAGAAGGGTGAACAAAGAAGAAAATGCTTCTGCTTCAGTGCTATATAAACATGCTCTACATGAAAATCCCCATTCCCAAAGTGCTCAAAATTCAAAAGTCGAAGGTGACGTAGAGTCTTTGCAGAGCCTGGTTGAAAAAGATCATGTTGAGAAAATTCAAATACCCAGCTTTGAATCAGAAAACAGTAGTGAGAGGAACGAAAGCAGTGGGGAAAATGAAATAGTACAAACTTCTGATAAAGACAATGAAATAGTAAACGACTATCATTTTTCTGATGATAATACCCCTgaagaaaataatatatcaaaCCAAGGTATAAAAATGATTCGAAGAAAAAGGAAGGATCAACACATTTGTAAAGTAGACTTTGATGATGATCATCCAGATTTTAGTCCAGGTTCAATGCCTGATGAGATTAAAGATTTATCGTATGAAGATGGCGAGGAACCAGTTTTTATAATGCAGAGAAATGCTGGTAGACTAACTAGGGATAAAGATAATCAAGATATGGCAAAGACAGAGTGTAGATTTTGTCCTTTTGTCAATGTTTCTTTATATGCTCGGTCAAAGAAACAGCTGAAACAGCATTATCGTAGGAATCATGCTTATGTTAAACCTGTACATAAATGTGAACTATGTAGTGAAAGTTTTTGTACCAAAGCACAGTTATATGAACACAAAAGATCAAAACACATTTTCATCAATTGTGAAACTTGTGGAACATCAATTCGTAAATCAAACTATCTAAAGCGTTCAAGGATTCATGAAGATGTAAGCGATACCTATAAATTGGAAGATGAtaaatgtgaaacaaaattTACCCCAAAGTTAAGTTTGCAACAgcctgaaaaaaatacatgtacacttgaGATATCTGCAGATGAGAAAGGATCATTTGAATGTGAAATTTGTAAACAATTCTGGCTTGACAAAACATCATTAGATTTGcacattaaatttaaacatgGAAGAGATAGCGAAACTCAGAAATACCCATGTGaactttgtaaaacattttggcCTGACAAAACATCATTAGATTTccatatgaaattaaaacatagCAAACCTCAGGAATACCCTTGTGAAGTTTGCGGTAAAATTTTTCCAAATCTTTCACGAATAAATCAACATAAAAAGATCCACGATGACATTTACCCATTCTCTTGTGATGTGTGtcacaaatcttttaaaaagagGAATTGTTTAAAAAGACATAAGGAGACTCACACTGGTGCAAGAGATTATTTTTGTAAGGTGTGTGGAAAGACATACACACTAGCAAGCTCTCTAGAACGACATTCACTCGTACACAAAGGTGCACCCCCATTTGTATGTAGTTACAGCCTCTGTCGTGAGGCATTTTACGATCGTTCAACACTACGTAAGCATATGATTCGTCACACAACAGAGAATCCAAGAAAGAAATGCAAGGTGTGA